The nucleotide sequence TGGGGGGGGGTTGTGCTCGGCAAGGAGGGGTTGTGTCCGCGAATCCAGAATGAGACATCATCCCCGTCCCCGTGTCTCATTCCGCCCGCCGGGCGGGGTGTGCCCCTCGTGGATTTTCAACGCCGGGGCAACGCCTGTGCTAGAATGCGTTTTTACTTGGAATACGAGAATTCAAGGGGTTTGCCTCTATGTCCTTTTTAGACGCGTTCTCCGGGCTGACCGGCCAAATGTCTACGGACATGGCCATCGACCTCGGGACTGCCAATACACTGGTCGCCATCACGGGCGAGGGCATCGTCATCAACGAGCCCTCCGTCGTCGCCATCGAGAAGAGCACGCACCGGGTGCTCGCGGTGGGCCACGAGGCGAAGAACATGATCAACCACACGCCCGAGGCGTTCTCGGCCGAGCATCCGCTCAAGGACGGCGTCATCGCCGACTACGACGTGACCGAGGCCATGCTCTCGGCGTTCATCAACAAGGCCGCGGTGCGCAAGTACCCGTGGCAGGCCAAGCCGCGCATCGTCATCTGCATCCCGTGCGGCGCCACGTCGGTGGAGAAGCGTGCGGTGTTCGAGGCCGCCATCCAGGCCGGCGCGCGCCAGGCCTACCTCATCGAGGAGCCCATGGCCGCGGCCATGGGCGCCGACCTGCCCGTCACCGAGCCCACGGGCTCCATGGTGGTGGACATCGGCGGCGGCACCACGGAGGTGGCCGTCATCTCGCTCGGCGGCATCGTCACGTCGTCGTCGCTGCGCCTGGCCGGCAACCGCATGGACGAGGCCATCGCTATGCACCTACGCGACCTTCTGGGCATCAAGATCGGCGAGCGCACGGCCGAGATCATCAAGATCAAGATCGGCTCCATCCTGCCGTTCGAGGACGGCCGCGAACGCGACATGATCATCTCCGGCCAGGACGTGATCACCGAGCAGCCGAAGGAGGTGACCATCCAGTCCGAGGACGTGCGCGCCGCGCTCATCGGCCCCTGCGAGGAGATGGTCATCCATATCAAGGAGACGTTCAAGAAGACGAACCCGGACCTCGCGTCCGACATCATACAGAACGGCATCCTGCTCACGGGCGGCGGCGGCCTCTTGTCCGGGCTGGACCGCTACCTCACCGACAAGCTGGAGATCCCGGTGTGGGTGAGCGAGACGGCGCTCACGAACGTCGTCACCGGATGCCTGAAGGTGCTCGAGACGCCCACGGCGCTCAAGCAGACGCTCATGCGGTCGAAGTAAGGCAGCGCCCCTCACCGCATGGCCCTCAACTTCCAACAGAGCGGATCGGCATCGGCGAAGCGGGTGCTGCTCGTCGCATTGCTCGTGGTCTCCTTGGCCCTCGCCACGCTGTACGCGCGCGAGGGCGAGGGCGGGCCGCTGCACGCCGTGCAGGGGGCCGTGGCGGTGGCGGTCGGGCCCTTCAAGCTCGTCGGCGCCGCGGCCGACGCGGGCGTTTCCTCGGCGGGCGAGGGGATCGAGAACCTCACGGCCGACGAGTCGACGCTCTCCGGCTTGCGCGAGAGCAACGAGGAGCTGCGCCGCCGCCTTGCCGAGGCCGACGAGTACAAGCAGGAGGCGGAGCGCCTGGAGGGCCTGCTCCACCTCAAGCAATCCTATGACATCGACGGCGTGGCCGCGCGCGTCGTGGGCAAGAGCGTGGAGGCGTACAACCAGACCGTGACCCTGGACGTGGGCCGCGACGACGGCGTGGAGAGCGGCATGACCGTCATGGGCGCGACCGGCGTCGTGGGCCAGGTGAGGAGCACCGACGCCCGCACCTGCGAGGTGCGGCTGCTCACCGACCAGAACTCAGGCGCGGCGGCCATCATCCAGTCGAACCGCGGTGAGGGAATCGTGCGCGGCTCGCTCGAGGGCCTGCTGTACCTGGAGAACGTGGACGAGGCCAACTGGCCCGTGGTGGGCGACGTGATCGTGACCTCGGGGCTGGGCGGCAGCTACGTGCGCGGTCTCATCATCGGCACGGTGGTGCGGGTGGACGCCGCGGCGGGCAACGCCACGGGCCGCATCGTGGTGAAGCCCAACGACACGGCGGAGTCGCTTTCCGAGGTGCTGGTGGTGCGCGGACTGAACTCCGAGGGCGCGCTCGGCTCGACGCCGCAGGCCGGCGCCGGCGGCTCCGGCGCGACAGGCGGCGACACGGCGGGCGAAAACGGAGACGGCGAAGGAGGCGGTGAATCGTGAACGTGACGCGCGACGGCATAGCGGTCGCGGTGGGCGCCGTGATCGCGGTGCTCCTCCAGATCGTCGTGGCTCCCAACATCGCCCTGTTCGGCGCTATGCCCAACTTCGTGGTGGCCTACGCGCTGCTCGTGGCCATCGTGCGCCCGGCGACGGCCGGCCCGGTGATGCCGTTCGTGCTGGGCCTCGTGTTCGACCTGGTGTCCGGCGGCCCGGTGGGGGCCATGGCCTTCTTGCTGGTGCTCATGACGTTTCTGGCCGCGCGGGCCTTCGCCGTGCTCGACAACGACACGCTGTTCATGCCGCTCGTCATCTTCGTGGCGGCCACGGTGCTCGTGGAGGCGCTCTACGCCGCGTTCCTGCTGGCGCTCGGCTTCGACGCCGGCGCGCTCGACGTGTTCCTGTACCGCGCGCTGCCGTGCGCGCTCTACGACTGCGTGATAGGCCTCGTGCTCTACCCGCTTGCCGCGCGCGTCCTTGCGGGCGCCGCGCCGGCCCAACCCGGCACGCCGCGCCTGCGCTAGGAGGCCGCCCGTGATCGCCGCCCTCATCGCAGCCGCCGTCACGCTCGTGGCGGCCGTCGCCGTCATCGTGGCGGTGCTCGTCGTGCGCAGCCGCACGAAGACCCCCTACGCCGGCCAGAAGAAGGACGTGCGCTCGGTGGGCAATGTGGGCGTGTCCTCGACGTTGGGCGGCGCGGGCAAGCGCGCGGGCGGCGCTGCGGCACCGCGCGTGAACTCGTCGCAGCCGGCCTCCAAGGCGGCCTCCGAGGGGCTGAAGCCCCGCTTCCTCGCCATGG is from Gordonibacter urolithinfaciens and encodes:
- a CDS encoding rod shape-determining protein, with protein sequence MSFLDAFSGLTGQMSTDMAIDLGTANTLVAITGEGIVINEPSVVAIEKSTHRVLAVGHEAKNMINHTPEAFSAEHPLKDGVIADYDVTEAMLSAFINKAAVRKYPWQAKPRIVICIPCGATSVEKRAVFEAAIQAGARQAYLIEEPMAAAMGADLPVTEPTGSMVVDIGGGTTEVAVISLGGIVTSSSLRLAGNRMDEAIAMHLRDLLGIKIGERTAEIIKIKIGSILPFEDGRERDMIISGQDVITEQPKEVTIQSEDVRAALIGPCEEMVIHIKETFKKTNPDLASDIIQNGILLTGGGGLLSGLDRYLTDKLEIPVWVSETALTNVVTGCLKVLETPTALKQTLMRSK
- the mreC gene encoding rod shape-determining protein MreC, which gives rise to MALNFQQSGSASAKRVLLVALLVVSLALATLYAREGEGGPLHAVQGAVAVAVGPFKLVGAAADAGVSSAGEGIENLTADESTLSGLRESNEELRRRLAEADEYKQEAERLEGLLHLKQSYDIDGVAARVVGKSVEAYNQTVTLDVGRDDGVESGMTVMGATGVVGQVRSTDARTCEVRLLTDQNSGAAAIIQSNRGEGIVRGSLEGLLYLENVDEANWPVVGDVIVTSGLGGSYVRGLIIGTVVRVDAAAGNATGRIVVKPNDTAESLSEVLVVRGLNSEGALGSTPQAGAGGSGATGGDTAGENGDGEGGGES
- the mreD gene encoding rod shape-determining protein MreD; protein product: MNVTRDGIAVAVGAVIAVLLQIVVAPNIALFGAMPNFVVAYALLVAIVRPATAGPVMPFVLGLVFDLVSGGPVGAMAFLLVLMTFLAARAFAVLDNDTLFMPLVIFVAATVLVEALYAAFLLALGFDAGALDVFLYRALPCALYDCVIGLVLYPLAARVLAGAAPAQPGTPRLR